A window from Salvia miltiorrhiza cultivar Shanhuang (shh) chromosome 2, IMPLAD_Smil_shh, whole genome shotgun sequence encodes these proteins:
- the LOC131010178 gene encoding F-box protein CPR1-like — translation MTKFARGETSSLLRRAEEEMKLLEEEKKQQQEPKSSPIVVPHLPIDCIFHIIAWLPLESLLASRFVSKAWYGIVNAPDFINAHLQRSSIGLIYLTPDVKSARKVDFSVDGKVLGLDSVSVLHWHLFNPRTRFQIKYLEMGDGKSTIKEYNVTCTGHIKATCHGLIVLENTAKRKGLIVMNPVTREVKTEPLGTICSFQSESYGLAFCEETSRYKLVHLFKDALQYIGCEIMCIGGGTWRIVEGPPHGLMSWLGYPPVSAIGALHWIPHLDQNEHIVSMVVKDEEFVKTPLPKRGGIHDRVIEMDGSLGFVRYRSPIVMEVWILRSLGGGGWAKQQSVMLDWARPMVALFCVRAGGELVFKYGDHLYAYDRRVQLMRKIEATNEWHSSPACYLPHVNTLKSWTNPST, via the coding sequence ATGACAAAATTCGCACGAGGAGAAACGAGTAGCTTGCTGAGGCGGGCGGAAGAAGAAATGAAGCTGCTCGAAGAAgagaagaagcagcagcaggagCCAAAGAGCAGTCCCATTGTTGTGCCTCACCTCCCCATAGATTGCATCTTCCACATCATTGCCTGGCTTCCACTTGAATCATTACTAGCATCAAGGTTCGTCTCCAAGGCCTGGTATGGGATTGTCAATGCTCCTGATTTTATCAATGCCCATCTGCAACGATCAAGTATCGGATTGATATACTTGACCCCGGATGTGAAGTCAGCCAGGAAAGTCGATTTTAGTGTTGATGGCAAGGTTTTAGGACTAGACTCTGTTTCTGTACTTCACTGGCACCTCTTCAACCCACGCACCCGGTTTCAGATCAAGTATTTGGAGATGGGAGATGGGAAGAGCACGATAAAGGAGTATAACGTGACTTGCACGGGGCATATCAAGGCGACGTGCCATGGCTTGATCGTTCTCGAAAACACTGCAAAGAGGAAAGGGTTGATCGTGATGAACCCTGTGACGCGGGAGGTGAAAACAGAGCCTTTGGGAACTATCTGTAGCTTTCAAAGTGAGTCGTATGGATTAGCCTTTTGCGAAGAGACAAGCAGGTACAAGTTGGTGCACTTGTTTAAGGACGCCTTGCAGTACATCGGGTGTGAGATCATGTGCATCGGGGGTGGGACGTGGAGGATTGTTGAAGGACCCCCTCATGGATTGATGAGTTGGTTGGGATACCCACCGGTTTCTGCCATCGGAGCTCTGCATTGGATCCCACACTTGGATCAGAATGAGCACATCGTGTCAATGGTGGTGAAGGACGAAGAGTTTGTGAAGACACCTCTCCCCAAGAGGGGTGGGATTCACGATCGTGTTATTGAGATGGATGGCAGTCTTGGGTTCGTGCGTTATCGGTCACCCATAGTAATGGAAGTGTGGATTTTGAGGAGTTTGGGAGGCGGAGGTTGGGCGAAGCAGCAGAGCGTGATGCTGGATTGGGCGAGGCCTATGGTTGCTCTGTTTTGTGTGAGGGCGGGTGGGGAGTTGGTTTTCAAGTATGGGGACCATCTATATGCGTATGATCGCCGTGTGCAGCTGATGAGGAAGATCGAGGCCACCAACGAATGGCATTCCTCCCCCGCTTGCTACTTACCTCATGTCAACACTCTTAAATCATGGACCAATCCTTCAACTTAA